From the Quercus lobata isolate SW786 chromosome 6, ValleyOak3.0 Primary Assembly, whole genome shotgun sequence genome, one window contains:
- the LOC115994537 gene encoding putative disease resistance protein RGA3: MAETVISVVLGKLIPVATEQISLVWGFEEQLKELQDSLTTIQAVLADAERRQVKEEFVKLWMRRLKDVAYDVDDVLDEFAYEILRRKVEIRNQMMRKVCFFFSFSNPIAFRINMANKIKAILKSLKKIIDNAKEFEFASTGSINAIPEVSPNRETDSSPEGAEIVGMGGHVSEIVDLMLNATNEQLSVIPIVGMPGLGKTTLAKLGYNHEQVQRSFDKTIWICVSNEFDDKKILREILESLTQNPCALQTKDAIVKSLKKELQEKRYLLVLDDVWNEDDRKWDALRSCLLGINSSAGNNVIVTTHSDTVARIMKTIHQHDMEKLSDDECWSIIKKRVSTKERIPLSQDQEDIGREIAKRCQGIPLVARVLGGTMSNKIEEREWLAIQNSEVWSSLHGENEILSILKLSFDHLSPSLKSCFSYCAIFPKDYEMGKEELIQHWMAEGFLQPSQGNSSEMEDIGNDYFDILLANSLFQDIIRDDFGDILSCKMHDLVHDKFEVMNETLFLTIKRTQGRGSGNGIQGGKNVLKKPSLIWSGKSEKHAKIPSFHDLEQNTDAKFLHICANETIQGVEYKDYPSPKNGILVADVFSNFCSKPVDVSKFGFIYAGAQKNVGPSEVTIVIIKKDLIGNDGIYMCGLAFEDLLDQGGLVEVEKKNKKKAEILYNAYDGSNGFYRCPVEKSVRSLVNVPFTLEKSGLEIEFIKEAAKENIVQLKQHKSAGGMRASIYNTKPLIGVEKSVAFMKDFQARYA, from the exons ATGGCGGAGACTGTCATTAGTGTTGTGCTAGGCAAGCTAATTCCAGTTGCTACTGAGCAGATCAGCCTTGTTTGGGGGTTCGAGGAGCAGCTGAAAGAACTTCAAGACTCATTGACCACGATTCAAGCTGTGCTGGCTGATGCGGAGAGAAGGCAAGTGAAAGAAGAGTTTGTGAAGCTTTGGATGCGGAGGCTGAAAGACGTTGCTTATGATGTTGATGATGTGCTGGATGAGTTTGCTTATGAGATTCTCCGGCGAAAGGTAGAGATCCGAAACCAAATGATGAGAAAGGtatgcttcttcttttcattttcaaacCCTATTGCATTCCGAATCAACATGGCCAACAAAATTAAGGCTATACTCAAATCTTTGAAAAAGATTATTGATAATgcaaaagaatttgaatttgctAGCACGGGATCAATAAATGCAATTCCTGAGGTCTCTCCAAACCGAGAGACAGATTCCTCTCCTGAGGGTGCAGAGATTGTAGGAATGGGAGGTCATGTCTCAGAAATAGTAGACTTGATGCTTAATGCAACCAATGAACAACTGTCAGTCATTCCTATAGTGGGAATGCCGGGTTTGGGAAAGACAACTCTGGCAAAACTAGGGTATAATCATGAGCAAGTACAGAGGAGTTTTGATAAAACAATATGGATATGTGTCTCCAATGAATTTGATGATAAGAAGATTTTGAGAGAGATTCTTGAATCCCTTACCCAGAACCCATGTGCGTTGCAAACGAAGGATGCAATAGTCAAAAGTCTAAAAAAAGAGTTGCAAGAAAAAAGATATCTTCTCGTTCTTGATGATGTTTGGAATGAAGATGATAGGAAATGGGATGCTTTAAGGAGTTGTTTGTTAGGAATTAATTCATCTGCAGGAAACAATGTTATTGTAACAACCCATAGTGACACAGTGGCGAGGATCATGAAGACGATTCATCAGCATGACATGGAAAAACTCTCAGACGATGAATGTTGGTCCATAATCAAGAAAAGAGTATCTACAAAAGAAAGAATTCCACTAAGTCAAGATCAGGAGGATATTGGAAGGGAGATTGCTAAAAGATGTCAAGGGATTCCATTAGTTGCAAGGGTTTTAGGAGGGACAATGTCTAATAAGATTGAGGAAAGGGAATGGTTGGCAATTCAAAACAGTGAGGTTTGGAGTTCCTTGCATGGTGAAAATGAAATCTTATCAATACTAAAATTAAGCTTTGATCATCTTTCACCATCTCTAAAAAGTTGTTTTTCATATTGTGCAATATTTCCTAAAGATTATGAAATGGGAAAGGAAGAACTAATTCAACATTGGATGGCTGAAGGGTTCCTTCAACCATCGCAAGGAAATTCTTCTGAGATGGAAGACATTGGTAACGactattttgatattttgttggCAAATTCCTTATTCCAAGATATAATAAGGGATGATTTTGGTGATATACTAAGTTGTAAGATGCATGATCTT GTCCATGATAAGTTTGAAGTCATGAACGAGACATTGTTCCTTACG ATAAAGCGTACACAAGGAAGAGGTTCTGGAAATG GCATTCAAGGAGGCAAAAATGTACTCAAAAAACCAAGCCTTATTTGGTCTGGGAAATCTGAGAAACACGCAAAGATTCCATCTTTTCATGATTTGGAGCAAAACACAGATGCCAAATTCTTGCATATTTGTGCTAATGAAACCATTCAGGGTGTGGAATACAAGGACTACCCAAGTCCTAAAAACGGTATCTTGGTGGCTGATGTGTTCTCAAATTTCTGTTCCAAGCCAGTGGATGTGTCTAAG TTTGGTTTCATATATGCTGGAGCCCAGAAGAATGTGGGGCCATCTGAAGTCACCATTGTGATCATCAAGAAAGATCTGATTGGGAATGATGGGATTTACATGTGTGGTTTGGCGTTTGAGGATTTGTTGGATCAAGGAGGGTTGGTTGAGGTggagaagaagaacaagaagaaagcTGAGATTCTGTACAATGCTTACGATGGGAGCAATGGGTTCTATAGGTGCCCTGTGGAGAAGTCTGTGAGGTCATTGGTGAATGTGCCTTTCACTTTGGAGAAGTCAGGGTTGGAGATTGAGTTTATTAAGGAAGCAGCTAAGGAGAATATAGTTCAGCTCAAGCAGCATAAGTCAGCTGGGGGTATGCGTGCTTCTATATACAATACTAAGCCATTGATTGGGGTTGAGAAATCAGTTGCTTTCATGAAGGATTTCCAGGCAAGGTATGCTTGA
- the LOC115950711 gene encoding putative disease resistance protein RGA3, with translation MAETVIISVVLGKLIPVATEQISLAWGFEELLKELQDSLTTIQAVLTDAERRQVGEESVRLWMRRLKDVAYDVDDVLDEFAYEILRRKLEIRNQMKRKVFFFFSFSNPIAFQIDMANKIKTMLKSLEKISNKAKEFDFASAGSINAIPEVILNRETDSSLEDAEIVGMGDHVSKIVDLMLNATNEQLSVIPIVGMPGLGKTTLAKLVYNHELVQKNFDKTIWICVSDDFDDKKILREILESLTLDSCALQTKDAILKSLKKELQEKRYLLVLDDVWNEDRVKWDTLRSCLLGINSSAGNNIIVTTRSDTVAKIMKTIHQRHLEKLSDDECWSIIKKRVSSNERIPLSLDLEDIGREISKRCQGIPLVARVLGGTMANNIEESEWLAIQNSEVWSSLNGESEILSTLKLSFNHLSPSLKSCFTYCAIFPKDYEMGKEELIQHWMAEGFLHPSQGSSFEMEDIGNKYFDILLANSLFQDIKRDYFGDIISCKMHDLVHDLALSISKWETLHLGGNVGDDIDMSHIRRLSFISNDRTTPTIPLSRDGMGRLRTVFLIPTNLGDKLLDLKFVRGLTLSGVSWKKNFKSICEFRHLRLLQFGGTYMSALPNSISKLYNLQTLVVKDTYVRKLPKNLRNLTNLRHLKISHVDMTQMPINIGQLTCLLTLPLFVIGQKAGHRIEELGFLSQLRGGLNIFNLEHVRDKEEAKTANLVGKTRVHKLEFHWSRERVGNNNDEDVLEGLQPHPRLKSLKIRNFGGEKFPSWILAGDNSGGGLFLFNHLLEIRLVYCNKCEKIPTLGHLPCLKFLQIEGMDNVTCIGAEFYDSYSGVGSSTSRGGSRRNELFPALERLYLLRMPNLVEWKDAVDPTTTRMVFPCLEELAIAACSKLISAPCHFPSLKKLDIRKTCSTTFKNIISKVTTLTSLEISDISELACLPEHLWQNNTTSLMSLKIGSCADLVSILLPHEDDVCAPCMSLQSLCIVKCEKLSHLPNTLQTFNSLEKFEVISCSNVMYFPSLQGVAPFLRTLKISCGDEVFPSGLQSCTSLSELTISECPNLKSIPDMRELHSLIRLEIWDCPNLISIGDLRELHSLIRLEIRYCPNLISIGDLRELHSLIRLVIHDCPNLISIGDLRELHSLNDLGIMRCQKLRHLPDGLDCLTRLKHLWIGKFCEELDVSTILCSFQHSQTSLENLYLYGCDKLKTPPEEILRFTGLKYLAIIGCKSRITFHFWFKCRMPHLDLWIPI, from the coding sequence ATGGCGGAGACTGTCATTATTAGTGTTGTGCTAGGCAAGCTAATTCCAGTTGCTACTGAGCAGATCAGCCTTGCTTGGGGGTTCGAGGAGCTGCTGAAAGAACTTCAAGACTCATTGACCACGATTCAAGCTGTGCTGACTGATGCGGAGAGAAGGCAAGTGGGAGAAGAGTCCGTGAGGCTTTGGATGCGGAGGCTTAAAGACGTTGCTTATGATGTTGATGATGTGCTGGACGAGTTTGCTTATGAGATTCTCCGACGAAAGTTAGAGATCCGAAACCAGATGAAGAGAAaggtattcttcttcttttcattttcaaacCCTATTGCATTCCAAATCGACATGGCCAACAAAATTAAGACTATGCTCAAATCTTTGGAAAAGATTAGTAATAAAGCAAAAGAATTTGATTTTGCTAGCGCGGGATCAATAAATGCAATTCCTGAGGTCATTCTAAACCGAGAGACAGACTCCTCTCTTGAGGATGCAGAGATTGTAGGAATGGGAGATCATGTCTCAAAAATAGTAGACTTGATGCTTAATGCAACCAATGAACAACTGTCAGTCATTCCTATAGTGGGAATGCCGGGTTTGGGAAAGACAACTTTGGCAAAACTAGTGTATAATCATGAGCTAGTGCAGAAGAATTTTGATAAAACAATATGGATATGTGTCTCCGATGATTTTGATGATAAGAAGATATTGAGAGAGATTCTTGAATCCCTTACCCTGGACTCATGTGCGTTGCAAACGAAGGATGCAATACTCAAAAGCCTAAAAAAAGAGTTGCAAGAGAAAAGATATCTTCTCGTTCTTGATGATGTTTGGAATGAAGATCGTGTGAAATGGGATACTTTAAGGAGTTGTTTGTTAGGAATTAATTCATCTGCAGGAAACAATATTATTGTAACAACTCGTAGTGATACTGTGGCAAAGATCATGAAGACAATTCATCAGCGTCACTTGGAAAAGCTCTCAGACGATGAATGTTGGTCCATAATCAAGAAAAGAGTATCTTCAAATGAAAGAATTCCACTAAGTCTAGATCTAGAGGATATTGGAAGGGAGATTTCTAAAAGATGTCAAGGGATTCCATTAGTTGCAAGGGTTTTAGGAGGGACAATGGCTAATAATATTGAGGAAAGTGAATGGTTGGCAATTCAAAACAGTGAGGTTTGGAGTTCCTTGAATGGTGAAAGTGAAATCTTATCAACACTAAAGTTAAGCTTCAATCATCTTTCACCATCTCTAAAAAGTTGTTTTACATATTGTGCAATATTTCCTAAAGATTATGAAATGGGAAAGGAAGAACTAATTCAACATTGGATGGCTGAAGGGTTCCTTCATCCATCACAAGGATCTTCTTTTGAGATGGAAGACATTGGTAACaagtattttgatattttgttagCAAATTCCTTATTCCAAGATATAAAAAGGGATTATTTTGGTGATATAATAAGTTGTAAGATGCATGATCTTGTACATGATCTTGCCCTCTCAATTTCAAAATGGGAAACCTTGCATTTAGGGGGCAATGTGGGGGATGACATTGACATGTCTCATATTCGGCGTTTATCTTTTATATCCAATGACCGGACAACACCAACAATCCCACTATCTAGAGATGGCATGGGTAGATTGCGCACAGTATTTTTGATTCCTACTAATCTTGGAGACAAGTTATTGGACTTAAAATTTGTACGTGGTCTAACATTATCTGGGGtaagttggaaaaaaaatttcaagtcaaTTTGTGAGTTTAGACATTTAAGGCTTCTTCAATTCGGGGGAACCTACATGAGTGCATTACCCAATTCTATTTCCAAGCTCTACAACTTACAAACTCTAGTAGTCAAGGATACTTATGTAAGAAAGCTTCCaaaaaatctaagaaatttGACTAACTTGAGACATCTTAAAATTAGCCATGTGGACATGACACAAATGCCGATCAATATCGGGCAGTTGACTTGCCTTCTAACATTGCCTCTCTTTGTCATCGGACAAAAAGCTGGTCATCGAATTGAAGAACTAGGATTCTTAAGCCAGCTCAGAGGAGGATTAAATATCTTCAATTTGGAGCATGTGAGAGATAAAGAAGAAGCCAAAACTGCAAATTTAGTGGGAAAGACAAGAGTACACAAGCTGGAATTCCATTGGAGTCGGGAAAGAGTAGGCAACAACAATGATGAGGATGTATTGGAAGGCCTTCAACCTCACCCACGtttgaaaagcttaaagatACGAAATTTTGGGGGTGAGAAGTTCCCTTCATGGATATTAGCCGGTGATAACAGTGGTGGtggtttgtttctttttaaccATCTGTTGGAAATCCGTTTAGTATATTGTAATAAATGCGAAAAAATTCCGACACTTGGGCATTTACCATGTCTCAAGTTTCTTCAAATAGAGGGAATGGATAATGTGACATGTATAGGAGCAGAATTTTACGACAGTTATAGTGGTGTGGGATCAAGTACTAGTAGAGGTGGCAGCCGTAGAAATGAGTTGTTCCCAGCTTTGGAAAGGCTTTATTTGCTGAGAATGCCCAATCTAGTGGAATGGAAGGATGCGGTGGacccaacaacaacaagaatGGTGTTTCCTTGCCTTGAGGAGTTAGCCATTGCAGCATGTAGTAAACTGATAAGTGCTCCATGTCATTTTCCGTCACTTAAGAAATTAGATATTCGGAAAACTTGCAGTACGACATTCAAAAACATTATCAGCAAGGTTACCACACTTACGTCCCTTGAGATTTCTGATATTTCAGAACTTGCTTGTCTGCCAGAGCATTTATGGCAAAATAATACTACAAGTCTAATGTCTTTAAAGATAGGCAGTTGTGCTGATTTGGTGTCCATCTTGCTGCCGCATGAGGATGATGTATGTGCGCCTTGCATGTCTCTCCAATCACTTTGtattgtcaaatgtgagaaattGAGTCATTTGCCAAACACACTGCAAACCTTCAATTCCCTTGAGAAATTTGAAGTAATCAGTTGTTCCAATGTGATGTATTTTCCCAGTCTACAAGGTGTGGCACCCTTTCTTCGAACTCTAAAGATATCATGTGGTGATGAAGTTTTCCCGTCTGGGCTGCAATCCTGTACATCTCTTTCGGAATTGACGATATCGGAATGTCCTAATCTGAAATCAATTCCAGATATGCGAGAATTACATTCTCTTATCCGATTAGAGATTTGGGATTGTCCTAATCTGATATCAATTGGAGATCTACGAGAATTGCATTCTCTTATCCGATTAGAGATTCGGTATTGCCCTAATCTGATATCAATTGGAGATCTACGAGAATTACATTCTCTTATCCGATTAGTGATTCACGATTGCCCTAATCTGATATCAATTGGAGATCTACGAGAATTGCATTCTCTTAACGACTTAGGAATTATGCGTTGCCAAAAGTTGAGGCATCTACCGGATGGCTTAGACTGCCTCACCCGCTTGAAGCATTTGTGGATTGGTAAGTTTTGCGAGGAGCTGGATGTTTCCACGATTCTCTGTTCCTTCCAACACTCGCAGACATCCCTTGAAAACCTATATTTGTATGGGTGCGATAAACTCAAAACTCCTCCGGAGGAAATTCTACGCTTCACCGGCCTCAAATATCTGGCAATAATTGGATGTAAATCAAGGAtaacttttcatttttggtttaaATGTCGCATGCCTCATCTTGATCTGTGGATTCCGATATAG
- the LOC115950713 gene encoding putative disease resistance protein RGA3: protein MNQCTLLHELKVTKPKMAETVISVVLGKLIPVATEQISLVWGFEEQLKELQDSLTTIQAVLADAERRQVKEEFVKLWMRRLKDVAYDVDDVLDEFAYEILRRKVEIRNQMMRKVCFFFSFSNPIAFRINMANKIKAILKSLKKIIDNAKEFEFASTGSINAIPEVSPNRETDSSPEGAEIVGMGGHVSEIVDLMLNATNEQLSVIPIVGMPGLGKTTLAKLGYNHEQVQRSFDKTIWICVSNEFDDKKILREILESLTQNPCALQTKDAIVKSLKKELQEKRYLLVLDDVWNEDDRKWDALRSCLLGINSSAGNNVIVTTHSDTVARIMKTIHQHDMEKLSDDECWSIIKKRVSTKERIPLSQDQEDIGREIAKRCQGIPLVARVLGGTMSNKIEEREWLAIQNSEVWSSLHGENEILSILKLSFDHLSPSLKSCFSYCAIFPKDYEMGKEELIQHWMAEGFLQPSQGNSSEMEDIGNDYFDILLANSLFQDIIRDDFGDILSCKMHDLVHDLALLISKWETLHLGGNGGGVTLTSVIFDVYLLCLKTGQHQQSHYLEMAWADCAQFFVLVLILETGYWT from the exons ATGAATCAATGTACCTTGCTTCATGAGTTGAAAGT CACCAAACCAAAGATGGCGGAGACTGTCATTAGTGTTGTGCTAGGCAAGCTAATTCCAGTTGCTACTGAGCAGATCAGCCTTGTTTGGGGGTTCGAGGAGCAGCTGAAAGAACTTCAAGACTCATTGACCACGATTCAAGCTGTGCTGGCTGATGCGGAGAGAAGGCAAGTGAAAGAAGAGTTTGTGAAGCTTTGGATGCGGAGGCTGAAAGACGTTGCTTATGATGTTGATGATGTGCTGGATGAGTTTGCTTATGAGATTCTCCGGCGAAAGGTAGAGATCCGAAACCAAATGATGAGAAAGGtatgcttcttcttttcattttcaaacCCTATTGCATTCCGAATCAACATGGCCAACAAAATTAAGGCTATACTCAAATCTTTGAAAAAGATTATTGATAATgcaaaagaatttgaatttgctAGCACGGGATCAATAAATGCAATTCCTGAGGTCTCTCCAAACCGAGAGACAGATTCCTCTCCTGAGGGTGCAGAGATTGTAGGAATGGGAGGTCATGTCTCAGAAATAGTAGACTTGATGCTTAATGCAACCAATGAACAACTGTCAGTCATTCCTATAGTGGGAATGCCGGGTTTGGGAAAGACAACTCTGGCAAAACTAGGGTATAATCATGAGCAAGTACAGAGGAGTTTTGATAAAACAATATGGATATGTGTCTCCAATGAATTTGATGATAAGAAGATTTTGAGAGAGATTCTTGAATCCCTTACCCAGAACCCATGTGCGTTGCAAACGAAGGATGCAATAGTCAAAAGTCTAAAAAAAGAGTTGCAAGAAAAAAGATATCTTCTCGTTCTTGATGATGTTTGGAATGAAGATGATAGGAAATGGGATGCTTTAAGGAGTTGTTTGTTAGGAATTAATTCATCTGCAGGAAACAATGTTATTGTAACAACCCATAGTGACACAGTGGCGAGGATCATGAAGACGATTCATCAGCATGACATGGAAAAACTCTCAGACGATGAATGTTGGTCCATAATCAAGAAAAGAGTATCTACAAAAGAAAGAATTCCACTAAGTCAAGATCAGGAGGATATTGGAAGGGAGATTGCTAAAAGATGTCAAGGGATTCCATTAGTTGCAAGGGTTTTAGGAGGGACAATGTCTAATAAGATTGAGGAAAGGGAATGGTTGGCAATTCAAAACAGTGAGGTTTGGAGTTCCTTGCATGGTGAAAATGAAATCTTATCAATACTAAAATTAAGCTTTGATCATCTTTCACCATCTCTAAAAAGTTGTTTTTCATATTGTGCAATATTTCCTAAAGATTATGAAATGGGAAAGGAAGAACTAATTCAACATTGGATGGCTGAAGGGTTCCTTCAACCATCGCAAGGAAATTCTTCTGAGATGGAAGACATTGGTAACGactattttgatattttgttggCAAATTCCTTATTCCAAGATATAATAAGGGATGATTTTGGTGATATACTAAGTTGTAAGATGCATGATCTTGTACATGATCTTGCCCTCTTAATTTCAAAATGGGAAACCTTGCATTTAGGGGGCAATGGGGGGGGGGTGACATTGACAAGTGTCATATTCGACGTTTATCTCTTATGTCTAAAGACAGGGCAACACCAACAATCCCACTATCTAGAGATGGCATGGGCAGATTGCGcacagttttttgttttggttcttATCTTGGAGACCGGTTATTGGACTTAA